One region of Candidatus Omnitrophota bacterium genomic DNA includes:
- a CDS encoding flippase-like domain-containing protein, translating to MGTFFIILILFLISIIQALNFYILLGKEIKLGESFKLTCLARALNKCLFTGAGYIVSSYFSRHKKLAFPNALSAFIILEFLSVSLWLLLGAYFGAGFIRRVPLAFVIILILLLIIVARRKHKLALSIREALRYFKEKLKSVFCILPFVILNMALVVLYYYLLFEFFNFHPHFLDILKIISMSFVLGYLSPAPAGLGFKDTGLVLLLMENGLSLNVALSLAILDRILITGFSLLLGVFTGSDLIKEEIRRRFKKRQA from the coding sequence ATGGGAACATTCTTTATTATTTTAATCCTGTTTTTAATTTCCATTATTCAAGCCCTAAATTTTTATATCCTGCTTGGAAAAGAGATAAAGTTAGGCGAATCCTTTAAATTAACTTGTCTTGCCAGGGCCCTGAATAAATGTCTTTTTACAGGTGCAGGCTATATTGTAAGCAGTTATTTTTCTCGACATAAAAAGTTAGCCTTCCCCAATGCCTTAAGTGCCTTTATTATTCTAGAGTTTCTTTCCGTATCATTGTGGCTCCTCCTTGGCGCCTACTTTGGGGCGGGATTCATCAGGAGGGTTCCTTTAGCATTTGTAATAATATTAATTCTTTTATTGATAATAGTTGCAAGAAGAAAGCACAAACTTGCTTTATCAATAAGAGAGGCCTTAAGATATTTTAAGGAAAAGCTAAAAAGCGTTTTTTGCATCCTGCCGTTTGTTATTTTGAATATGGCATTGGTAGTTCTCTATTATTATTTACTTTTTGAATTTTTTAATTTTCATCCCCATTTTTTAGATATTTTAAAGATTATCTCCATGTCCTTTGTCTTGGGGTATTTATCTCCCGCACCTGCTGGCTTAGGATTTAAAGATACAGGGTTGGTTTTACTGTTAATGGAAAACGGCCTTAGCCTTAACGTTGCCTTGTCTTTAGCTATTTTAGACAGGATATTAATTACTGGTTTTTCTCTTCTTTTAGGTGTTTTTACAGGCTCAGATTTAATAAAAGAAGAGATAAGGAGAAGATTTAAAAAGAGGCAAGCATAA